TTGCCAGCGACTATGGCGTGGCCGAGCCCGATGGACGTGGCAGCTTTGCGTATATGATTCGTCTGTGCATTGAGCTGTTGGAGAAGTGTGGCAAGAAGCTAAACAATGCCAAGATTGTGTACCTGACGGACGTGGAAGAGCCGCATCCACAGTCCAGCAAAGAGTTCCAAGCGGCGCTGCAAAAGGCCAGCGATCTGGAAGGCAAGGAATTTGAGTTCCAAGTCATTCCCATGGTGGATGACTTTGACTACGAGCCCTTCTACAAGGAGTTCATAACGCTGTCCAGAGGTgagtacatatatagatataggTATGCGATATCTGTTCCCCTTGCTGGCGTGCAGTTATATCCACTGAGGTTTTAAGATATCGCAGAGCAAGTTTAGCAAATGATTCACTCGCATCCAAATGAAGTTCTATTGGATTGCGCTTTTGGGTTTGCTTACACTTTTCTTATCAatagttagttttaaaaatatgtattaatgtTAACATTTGCCTGACAGCTATTGAAATTGATGCATTTCGTGTGCCGGACGCGCAGCTGCAGCGGGATATTCTGGAGGATCGCAAACTAAGGCAGGACTTTCTGCGCCGTTGCCTGGGACATTTCACTGTCTCGCTGGGCCCCAATCTCACCATGTCCGCGCAGTTCTACAATTACTTTCAGCGTCGCACCTATCCGCACAAAGTCCACATACTGCGGCGGGACAACAGCGTGGTGCGCAAGAAGCGTATGATAATGGTGCGCAAAGAGGACGGGGAGACGCAGCAGATAACCCATGAGTATCAGATTAAGATGACGGGAGGATGGTACGAGTGCAAGGTGGGTGATCAGACGCTGCGGGTTACCACCGATCAGTTGAATCGCGTACGCAATTTGCATCCACCTGGCATGATGCTCCTGGGATTCAAGCATCGTTCCGCGCTGCCTGACAACATTTATAGCAAGCCGTGCAGTTTCATGTATCCAGATGATCAGAATATCATTGGCTCGAAGCGTCTGTTCCGTGCGCTGTGGCAGCGCTGCCTGGAGCGTGAGAAGATCGCCATTTGCCTGTTCATGTGCAAGCGCAAGTCCGTGCCACGTTATGTGGCACTGGTGCCAGTGGAAGGTGCTCAACCAGACGACAAGAACTATCGCTCTCTGTTATCCGGCGATGGCTTCAAGATTGTCTACTTGCCGGAAGCCAGGGACATTCGTCATATTGACTTGTGCGACTGGAACAATATTGAAAACACGTCCAAGGACGAGGGCGTCGAACTGTTTCAGAAGGTCATCAAGAAACTAACTGTCGACTATCAGCCAAATCTGATCAATGATCCTAATCTTGAGGTGCTGCAATCAAATTTACTGGCACTCGCACTAAACATAAAATCCGACCAGGAGGATCTCAGCCAGCTGCCAGATCCTGCGGTGCAGGACAAACGCATTGAACAGTTTATCCCAACCTATGAAAGCATCTTTGGAGATGAAGTGGAACCGGCTAAGAAGCGTGTTGCCAAATCAACAGCTGAAGGCGCCAGCGCACCAAAAGTGCCTAAAATCGATGAGGATCAGATGAAGTCCTATGACTTTGTGGAGCAATTGATCAAGGATAACCGCCTCAACATCTGTACTGTCGTGCAGCTCCGATTCATATTGGATGAACATTTCGGTGAGAAGCCAGCTAAGTCTGTTACCAAAGCTGGGCTCATTGAACGCATCACAACGTTGAGCGATGAATCTATTTAGgggaaaattgttaaataattcaagTATTATTACTACAATAAGAAACAAGTCTATTCATTGTTGAAAAGCCAATAACCTGTGTTAAAAGTtctaaagataataaaatgagCCCGTGATATCTGTTTTTTCCgatacttgattttttatgaCGATCTGAGACGTAAGATGGATCGTTTTTGTCCTGCATTTGCTTGTCGCCTTGTTGAACTGCAGTCACTGTAAATTGCATAATTTGACTCTTAACCCGAATAACTAACACCAAATGGGATATACTTGGAGAACAAGAGAGAAAGTTTTTGGCGACTTTTGGGTCAGAAAACTTTGCACTCGGCTTTGTCCAATTCGCAAGTGAGAGAAGCCCAAAAGTTGAGACGTTGGCGGCAGCTCTTATGTTTCTCGAGTGCAAAAtgagttaaaaattattaaaatccaAAAGAGAGGCACAGGTGGTAAGCGTGGGAAGGTGCAACAGCACCCACACGCACTGGCAACAGTTTTCAGTTATGCGGgtaaaaacaagaacaagaactgAAGTAAAGAAAAGTCGTGCCGTGGTCCGGAAGTTGGCGTTGCTTTAGCTTTGGCCAACTTCAAGATGGCCAACGCACTCGCCTTTTACTTACTTggtactttattttaatttttttgcggCGCCGCTGCtagttttaaacttttttgctACCACTTTTCTATGCTGGTTACTGTGGAAATTGTGGCTAAGTGGAAATTACTTTAGCCTGCGGTTTGTTCTCTTACTTTACCATCAGGtcagttggtcaactcttcaGTAAGAAGTCAAGAATTCAGTGAAGACAACCTTTAAATACTCTCACCAAATCTTTGGATCTCATTTAGACAAAATATGGGGAACAGTTCTTAAactttgtttcattttgtattcCATAATGCAGAGACCCTTTACCAGGATAGTGTATATGCACTCGTAAGTAGCTCTTGTTCCCTTgctaatttatattattatggTCTTTATTTAGTTGTACTTTAGATTAACAACTTCTTTAACAAGTAAGGCTAAATTTTGCTTCTTTCTGACGTTGttaacgctgcgtatgcgtaatgtgacCGAGTTACTTGAGTGTAGAGAGCGTCTCCTTCAGAACTTCGCCAGCCTGTTGATACAATTTGGTATCCTTTAGATCCCCATTCAATTCGAGGAACTTTTGCAGCATATCATGATGGATTTGTATCTGTCGAGAGTTCTccgccagcagcagctgaaagTCGCGTATGTGACACACATGCTCCACTTTCTTGTGAGTCGTGGCGAAATTTTCGACGGATCTGCGAAAACGCTTCTCCTCTATAGCGATCTGATGTAGATGGAGGTTCTGTCGATTCAGTAGGAAGAACAAGGAATTGATCAAGTCTTTCATATCACGATTGCGTACATCATCCATGGCGTTCGttagtataatatatatcgtattaataattatgattttcgaaatttcaagcAAGTGATTTTGTGCTTTGGATTATGTTTGAAGTCAACCAATTTATGGCCTGCTTGTTAAGCacttaaaatatacacaaacgAAATATTTTCAGTTGTTTATAATGCCATTTATAGTTTGCactaattgcaataaaaaaactttagcatataaataaaatagtaaataaaatagaaacaacaTATTGCAGTGAAACCAGAAAAGTGTAgcaaaacaaacttttaacAGACTACCAGTCTTGCCAAGAAGCCAAGTTAAACTGTAATCAAGgtaacaaacaataaaatgacACGGCCACAAAGGCAAGATAATAAAACTCGAAGCAGTTTAACCTGATGGACAAACAAAATTGCACTGAGTTATGGACGAAAGAAAAGGAACAACTTTCAAAAATTGTCCAAGTGCAATGAGCTAAACTATAACCAGATAATTATTCGAAAgtattatacataaattgaaagaaaatagAGAACAACTAGCTGCCAAAGTTGTCAAATTTGCATTACGATTAGAACTCTAAGTGGAAATGTACACAGAGTTAGAAAGCTTTAAGTCggaaatcaagaatatattacAATAGATTTTTAACTCTGATTTTGAAGGAAATTCTATTTGGAAGATATTTTTGTGGTATCTGTCAAACACATAGTTTAATACGCTATTTAGCTAAACAGACTTTATGATTGAATAAACTCCAGCTATTGTCGAACCACTTAAGTGGCTGCCAatctgttgctgccacatgaCATGCTTAAGTTTCAACACTAAATCTGCCTGAGTGTGTGGAAAATTGTGGAATAAAGGTTTCTGTGGATTGCAGGTGCTAATGGAAATACGTGATTGATGTGTGATTAATATGCTTTTAAACCAAGTATGAGGTCAAGACTAGAgccaattttgtaattaatgatgtgtgtgtggctcATTCCCCATCATTAATTGTTGCACTTAtgcaacatttatatatttaaaacgcTATTCAATctgttaattgttttattatccGTTTTCAGCTGAGATGAGTTTTTCACCGTCAAACAAATAACCGCAcaagttaaataaatgaacGAAACAAACATGAAaccacaaaaaatacaatCAATTGAGTCATGTATCatatatgtgaatgtgtgGGTGTTTGTTGTAATCGGGTCGAGCGGAAGTGCCGCTAAATTCATTTCCGTTAGCTGATGGGAGAACAGAGTGTAAGGAGTGtgaatataaaatcaatataaacaCAACTAATATGCAACtgtgtaattaataaaattgagtaAAATTTGACGCATACTTGTGGATATGTgaatacactaaaaaaataaaaacatttagtaAATTTACTGCCTTCATTTAAGATTCACTTATCAAAtggaaataattaaagaaataatatattgCCTGTTTAAAGACACAGAATTAAAAAGGTGTAAATAAAGAGTAGTAAATATCATAAATCCCCATTATATTTAGCTGTGGAATTTGGCTGAGCATtagattcaattaaaatatatgtatgtctaaACATTCTTGTATGTTGAAGTTGCAAGAGAAATGGCCTCagataataattttgtgtctattaattacaattacccTGTGGCTATCGAACAATTATGCAACTTTGTCAATTTACCAAGCTGTCGATTATCCATAGCATTGgtaaaacaactacaacaactactttCATCGACTAACCGGGGGCATAACACACAGCGTGTGGCTACACataagtgtgtgcgtgtgcatgtgtgtgtgcgtgtgtgtgacaCGGTTGTTAGGTACTTGAATCGATAACTTGAGTGTGTGCTTCCGGAAATGCAACAAAAGGCTTTCATATTTGCCAAAAGCCAATTGTCACAAGGTATTTGCTAGAAAGTCTACAATTGAAATCGACCTGAACTCAAGATATGCAtggaaaacttaaatttaatccACACGAGTCAAAGTTGAAACCTGTGGCGTATGAGTAACAAATTTACCAGACATAAATCTAATAGCACTTAATAAGCAACTCGTTTGACACTCCGACCGCAACAGTAACAAAGAGTGACAGCAAAAGATTTCTCAAGTGCACTTAACCCTGCGTGTAAagaattttacaattaaatatataaagtatgcAGCTAATTGTGACTCTAAGACATTCACTTTAAATttctgtaatttaattaaatagaattttctCATGCTCCAATTGAAGATGTGTTgcgacttatttattttaatctgattttgttttttttttttttgcattgtaaATCTTCCAAGCAAATACCAAAAAAGCTTTGTACTTCAGATTAAATGCGTATTAAACACATGCAACCACAAAAGCTTATACAGACTCTTAAGCAGGTCCTACACAAAGTGTTGTCTACTTTACGACTCAAACACTGCTGAATTATGCAAAGTAGAAAAAAGCAACTATGTAGATAGGAAAATGATTGAAAGCGTAACGAAATTAAGATGATAGGTGTTGGCAAATAAtctactttaaatatttattaaggaacaatttttatataacatttatattaaaaaatttgaaaattagtaAACAACAAAGAgtcgaatttttaaataatattttcttacaaATGTTGCTTGGCAAATAATCTActccaaaaatttattaaaggaAAATTTGTAcatagcatttaaattaataaatttgaaaattagtaAACAACAAAGAgtcgaatttttaaataatattttcttgcaAATGTTGCTttctatgcaaatattttaaaggttTAAGGggttaatatacatacatgaataaaatcaaacaaatatttttagatatgcCCTTAGCAcataaacacatttaaaatattgaaggCTTCAATTATTCTCTTtggaatgaattaaaataatattaaattcgaTTATACATTATGGATTTTATCCGCGATTATATTCAATATACACTTTgcgaaataaaatacataaacagCTGCTGAATCATCCTCATTTGAACTGTTCTTAATTTGTGTGGTTCTATGACAACCACCAACCACATACGGCTGTCAACGTCACGCAGTCAGCCTAGACGCTGCAAATGAGTGaagcatgtatgtatgtatgtatgtaaatgtactcgtatgtgtgggtgtggaaAGATGAAAACATGGGTGGCATAAGAAAAAAGCGCAGCAAAGCGTTAAACCGTTAGtcgagcaacagcaacagcaacagctgctgacGACACCTTGCAAGAGTTGTAACTGTAAAGTGTagagacggagacagag
The genomic region above belongs to Drosophila innubila isolate TH190305 chromosome 3R unlocalized genomic scaffold, UK_Dinn_1.0 2_E_3R, whole genome shotgun sequence and contains:
- the LOC117790998 gene encoding uncharacterized protein LOC117790998, translating into MDDVRNRDMKDLINSLFFLLNRQNLHLHQIAIEEKRFRRSVENFATTHKKVEHVCHIRDFQLLLAENSRQIQIHHDMLQKFLELNGDLKDTKLYQQAGEVLKETLSTLK
- the LOC117791761 gene encoding ATP-dependent DNA helicase 2 subunit 1, which translates into the protein MSTWDPDCDVELTDSEDDIAMKRDFHGREAILFVVDANLQSDRLMEALKLIRGAFISGMLVNDKDLMGLLFANTKNSPPPHEIQCLDNIVVPANCAVFLPLRQLTKDIVEHYLEFMATAEEMFASDYGVAEPDGRGSFAYMIRLCIELLEKCGKKLNNAKIVYLTDVEEPHPQSSKEFQAALQKASDLEGKEFEFQVIPMVDDFDYEPFYKEFITLSRAIEIDAFRVPDAQLQRDILEDRKLRQDFLRRCLGHFTVSLGPNLTMSAQFYNYFQRRTYPHKVHILRRDNSVVRKKRMIMVRKEDGETQQITHEYQIKMTGGWYECKVGDQTLRVTTDQLNRVRNLHPPGMMLLGFKHRSALPDNIYSKPCSFMYPDDQNIIGSKRLFRALWQRCLEREKIAICLFMCKRKSVPRYVALVPVEGAQPDDKNYRSLLSGDGFKIVYLPEARDIRHIDLCDWNNIENTSKDEGVELFQKVIKKLTVDYQPNLINDPNLEVLQSNLLALALNIKSDQEDLSQLPDPAVQDKRIEQFIPTYESIFGDEVEPAKKRVAKSTAEGASAPKVPKIDEDQMKSYDFVEQLIKDNRLNICTVVQLRFILDEHFGEKPAKSVTKAGLIERITTLSDESI